One segment of Nostoc flagelliforme CCNUN1 DNA contains the following:
- a CDS encoding DUF1815 family protein, which translates to MFLRLAQQHQEFLQDLVMNVQALTITLDGRGYTASCYTCGDQMQSASFMVSLGEKHLIRFLVSDYGITWMELWDDRELMKLEGAEAISKLQELANIVKYSYTIQLTN; encoded by the coding sequence GTGTTTCTAAGATTAGCGCAACAACATCAGGAATTCCTCCAAGACTTGGTAATGAACGTGCAAGCCTTGACAATTACCCTTGACGGGCGTGGGTATACTGCGTCTTGTTATACATGCGGTGACCAAATGCAGAGTGCTTCATTTATGGTTAGCTTGGGAGAAAAGCACCTGATTCGGTTTTTAGTGTCTGATTACGGGATTACTTGGATGGAATTATGGGACGATCGCGAATTAATGAAGTTAGAGGGTGCAGAAGCAATAAGCAAGTTACAAGAGTTGGCTAATATTGTCAAGTATTCTTATACTATACAATTGACGAATTAA
- a CDS encoding gluconokinase produces the protein MIIILMGVSGSGKSTIGKLLAESLQWEFSDADAFHSPENVEKMRRGIPLSEADRTPWLQDLQTAIKHWLQNNKNVVLACSALKDSYRQFLVLDSERIKLVYLKGSYELIQMRLQERSNHYMSEKLLNSQFYTLEEPLGTISMDVAQPPQVIVQNIKTALGI, from the coding sequence ATGATTATTATCCTAATGGGTGTATCTGGTTCTGGCAAAAGCACCATAGGAAAACTGCTAGCAGAATCGTTACAATGGGAGTTTAGCGATGCTGACGCTTTCCACTCACCAGAGAATGTTGAGAAAATGCGGCGCGGTATCCCTCTGAGTGAAGCTGATAGGACGCCTTGGTTGCAAGATTTGCAAACAGCGATAAAACATTGGCTGCAAAATAATAAAAATGTAGTACTGGCGTGTTCTGCTTTAAAAGACAGCTATCGGCAATTTTTGGTATTGGATAGCGAACGCATCAAGCTAGTTTATCTCAAAGGGTCTTATGAGTTGATTCAAATGCGGTTGCAAGAGCGTAGCAATCATTACATGAGCGAAAAACTGCTCAACAGCCAGTTTTATACTCTTGAAGAACCATTAGGTACCATATCTATGGATGTTGCACAACCACCCCAGGTAATTGTCCAAAATATTAAAACGGCTTTGGGAATTTAG
- a CDS encoding response regulator has protein sequence MHINNKFSTNPSSLQGLRVLLVDNDVNFCNSFTPMLQSYGVSVQAAFLKEQALEIFMQWQPDVLLSDISTPNEDGYALIHQVRTLTGERGKVVPAIALTSTVTEDMYQHALLAGFSLCFAKPVVVDDFVAVLGILAIANKPLPHAN, from the coding sequence ATGCATATAAATAATAAATTTTCTACTAATCCTTCATCTCTACAAGGGCTACGAGTACTGCTTGTAGATAATGATGTCAATTTCTGCAATTCCTTCACGCCGATGTTGCAATCCTATGGTGTGAGCGTGCAAGCGGCATTTTTAAAAGAGCAAGCTCTGGAAATATTTATGCAATGGCAACCTGATGTCCTCTTAAGTGATATTTCCACGCCAAATGAGGATGGCTATGCTCTGATTCACCAAGTGAGAACACTTACGGGAGAGCGAGGCAAAGTAGTACCAGCGATCGCTCTGACAAGCACTGTAACAGAAGATATGTATCAACATGCACTTTTAGCTGGGTTTAGTCTATGCTTTGCTAAACCCGTAGTTGTTGATGATTTTGTTGCGGTGCTTGGCATTTTAGCAATTGCTAATAAGCCTCTTCCTCATGCTAACTAG